A single region of the Bos mutus isolate GX-2022 chromosome 17, NWIPB_WYAK_1.1, whole genome shotgun sequence genome encodes:
- the ZNF140 gene encoding zinc finger protein 140 isoform X4 — MERFLSQGSEYSSFKEGWKCEGDTEMLQGNQGCIRQVTASHQEALSQHVNVSTVERPYGCHECGKTFSRRFSLVLHQRTHTGEKPYVCKECGKTFSQISNLVKHQMIHTGKKPHECKDCNKTFSYLSFLIEHQRTHTGEKPYECTECGKAFSRASNLTRHQRIHIGKKQYVCRKCGKAFSSGSELIRHQITHTGEKPYECIECGKAFRRSSHLTRHQSVHTSKTPYECNECSKAFRCHSFLIKHQRIHAGEKLYECDECGKVFTWHASLAQHMKIHTGEKPYACTECDKTFSRSFSLILHQITHTGEKPYVCKVCNKSFSWSSNLAKHERTHTLENPYEYENSFNYHSFLTEHQGIHTIEKT; from the coding sequence ATGGAAAGATTTCTAAGCCAAGGCTCTGAGTATTCCAGTTTTAAAGAAGGCTGGAAATGTGAGGGTGATACTGAGATGCTGCAGGGAAATCAGGGATGCATCAGGCAAGTGACAGCTTCACATCAAGAAGCCCTGTCTCAGCATGTGAATGTCAGTACTGTGGAGAGACCCTATGGATGCCATGAATGTGGAAAAACTTTCAGTCGGCGCTTTTCCCTTGTGTTACATCAGAgaactcatactggagagaaaccatatgtatgtaaggaatgtgggaaaaCCTTTAGCCAGATCTCAAACCTCGTAAAACATCAGATGATACATACAGGAAAGAAACCCCATGAGTGTAAAGACTGTAATAAAACATTCAGTTACCTTTCTTTCCTCATTGAACACCAGAGAACACATACTGGGGAGAAACCCTATGAGTGTACTGAATGTGGAAAGGCCTTTAGTCGTGCCTCAAACCTCACTCGACATCAGAGAATTCACATAGGAAAGAAACAGTATGTATGCAGGaaatgtgggaaggcctttagCAGTGGCTCTGAACTCATTCGTCACCAGATTacacacactggagagaaaccttatgaatgCATTGAGTGTGGAAAGGCATTTCGCCGTTCTTCACATCTTACCCGACATCAGAGTGTCCATACCTCCAAAACCCCCTATGAATGTAATGAATGCAGTAAAGCCTTCCGTTGCCACTCCTTCCTTATcaaacatcagagaattcatgcTGGAGAAAAGCTATATGAATGTGATGAATGTGGTAAAGTTTTCACATGGCATGCATCCCTTGCACAACATATGAAaattcatactggagaaaaaCCCTACGCATGTACTGAATGTGACAAAACCTTTAGTAGGAGCTTTTCCCTCATTCTACATCAGATAACTCATACTGGGGAGAAGCCCTATGTATGTAAGGTATGCAATAAATCCTTCAGCTGGAGCTCAAACCTTGCTAAACATGAGAGAACACACACTCTAGAGAACCCCTATGAATatgaaaattcatttaattaCCACTCATTCCTTACTGAACACCAGGGAATTCACACAATAGAAAAAACCTAA
- the ZNF140 gene encoding zinc finger protein 140 isoform X3, translating into MSKPDVVSLLEQGKEPWLGNGDVSRELFPASKSNGEIKEFSPKNVIFEDDSSQYLIMERFLSQGSEYSSFKEGWKCEGDTEMLQGNQGCIRQVTASHQEALSQHVNVSTVERPYGCHECGKTFSRRFSLVLHQRTHTGEKPYVCKECGKTFSQISNLVKHQMIHTGKKPHECKDCNKTFSYLSFLIEHQRTHTGEKPYECTECGKAFSRASNLTRHQRIHIGKKQYVCRKCGKAFSSGSELIRHQITHTGEKPYECIECGKAFRRSSHLTRHQSVHTSKTPYECNECSKAFRCHSFLIKHQRIHAGEKLYECDECGKVFTWHASLAQHMKIHTGEKPYACTECDKTFSRSFSLILHQITHTGEKPYVCKVCNKSFSWSSNLAKHERTHTLENPYEYENSFNYHSFLTEHQGIHTIEKT; encoded by the coding sequence cTTCAAAGTCAAATGGTGAGAtcaaagagttttctccaaaaaaTGTCATATTTGAAGATGATTCATCCCAGTATTTGATAATGGAAAGATTTCTAAGCCAAGGCTCTGAGTATTCCAGTTTTAAAGAAGGCTGGAAATGTGAGGGTGATACTGAGATGCTGCAGGGAAATCAGGGATGCATCAGGCAAGTGACAGCTTCACATCAAGAAGCCCTGTCTCAGCATGTGAATGTCAGTACTGTGGAGAGACCCTATGGATGCCATGAATGTGGAAAAACTTTCAGTCGGCGCTTTTCCCTTGTGTTACATCAGAgaactcatactggagagaaaccatatgtatgtaaggaatgtgggaaaaCCTTTAGCCAGATCTCAAACCTCGTAAAACATCAGATGATACATACAGGAAAGAAACCCCATGAGTGTAAAGACTGTAATAAAACATTCAGTTACCTTTCTTTCCTCATTGAACACCAGAGAACACATACTGGGGAGAAACCCTATGAGTGTACTGAATGTGGAAAGGCCTTTAGTCGTGCCTCAAACCTCACTCGACATCAGAGAATTCACATAGGAAAGAAACAGTATGTATGCAGGaaatgtgggaaggcctttagCAGTGGCTCTGAACTCATTCGTCACCAGATTacacacactggagagaaaccttatgaatgCATTGAGTGTGGAAAGGCATTTCGCCGTTCTTCACATCTTACCCGACATCAGAGTGTCCATACCTCCAAAACCCCCTATGAATGTAATGAATGCAGTAAAGCCTTCCGTTGCCACTCCTTCCTTATcaaacatcagagaattcatgcTGGAGAAAAGCTATATGAATGTGATGAATGTGGTAAAGTTTTCACATGGCATGCATCCCTTGCACAACATATGAAaattcatactggagaaaaaCCCTACGCATGTACTGAATGTGACAAAACCTTTAGTAGGAGCTTTTCCCTCATTCTACATCAGATAACTCATACTGGGGAGAAGCCCTATGTATGTAAGGTATGCAATAAATCCTTCAGCTGGAGCTCAAACCTTGCTAAACATGAGAGAACACACACTCTAGAGAACCCCTATGAATatgaaaattcatttaattaCCACTCATTCCTTACTGAACACCAGGGAATTCACACAATAGAAAAAACCTAA